In Candidatus Hydrogenedentota bacterium, the genomic stretch CGTTTATGATCCGGAAAATGCCGTCCCTCATCAAAGCCTTGCCGAAGTTCAGTAGATAGCCGAGTCTGATGCCCGTCAACCGCAGATAGCCCAACACCTGCTTGTGGTGCGCCTTCGTGACCTTCTCCACGGATTTGAGTTCCACAAGAACGGTATCCTCCACAATGAGGTCTGTACGAAACCCTTCGTCGAACCGG encodes the following:
- a CDS encoding GxxExxY protein, whose translation is RFDEGFRTDLIVEDTVLVELKSVEKVTKAHHKQVLGYLRLTGIRLGYLLNFGKALMRDGIFRIINGDVE